One bacterium genomic region harbors:
- a CDS encoding Gfo/Idh/MocA family oxidoreductase, producing the protein MSESTIRVGLIGCGMITQRSHAPRLAEVPGVTITAVCDLDTERATKARDEHAPAAALFTDYQELLASGLVDAVTVATPVALHCPMTLAALQADCHVLCEKPMGMSQVETAQMVAASRAAGKVLQINLSRRYDPFYQTVARLLAEGAIGEVWHMRAIRVHTSAPDKGWSPGATWFVTRSQGGGIVGDIGVHVGDTMQWYCGAVASVSAQTDSRREDIDVVDNATALFRFHNGATGVLELSWTSPTNHMSFEIFGSEGILSAGAPGEGLQIRGRDGKTTTVPPADLNPAGPNSFQCFADAIAGVAPTPVPGETGHAIQLVLDAILASGEQGGAPVTIAGA; encoded by the coding sequence ATGAGCGAGAGCACCATTCGGGTTGGCCTCATCGGCTGTGGCATGATCACCCAGCGCAGTCACGCACCGCGCCTGGCGGAGGTCCCGGGCGTGACGATCACGGCTGTGTGCGACCTGGACACCGAGCGCGCGACGAAGGCGCGCGATGAGCACGCCCCCGCAGCGGCCCTGTTCACAGACTATCAGGAGCTGCTGGCCTCGGGGCTCGTGGACGCCGTGACCGTCGCGACTCCGGTCGCGCTGCACTGCCCGATGACGCTGGCAGCGCTGCAGGCGGACTGCCACGTGCTGTGCGAGAAGCCGATGGGGATGTCGCAGGTGGAGACGGCGCAGATGGTAGCGGCGTCGCGGGCGGCGGGGAAGGTGCTGCAGATCAACCTGTCGCGCCGCTACGACCCGTTCTACCAGACGGTCGCCCGACTGCTGGCCGAGGGCGCCATCGGCGAGGTGTGGCACATGCGCGCCATCCGCGTCCACACTTCCGCGCCCGACAAGGGCTGGTCACCGGGGGCGACGTGGTTCGTCACCCGGAGCCAGGGCGGGGGCATCGTGGGCGACATCGGCGTGCATGTCGGCGACACGATGCAGTGGTACTGCGGCGCAGTGGCCAGCGTCTCAGCCCAGACCGACAGCCGCCGGGAGGACATAGACGTGGTGGACAACGCTACGGCCCTGTTCCGCTTCCACAACGGCGCCACGGGCGTGCTGGAGCTGAGCTGGACCAGCCCGACCAACCACATGAGCTTCGAGATCTTCGGCAGCGAGGGGATACTGTCGGCCGGGGCGCCCGGCGAGGGCCTCCAGATCCGCGGCCGCGACGGGAAGACGACCACGGTGCCGCCGGCGGACCTCAACCCGGCCGGCCCCAACAGCTTCCAGTGCTTCGCCGACGCCATCGCCGGTGTGGCGCCCACGCCGGTGCCCGGCGAGACCGGGCACGCCATCCAACTCGTGCTGGACGCCATCCTCGCCTCAGGCGAACAGGGCGGCGCGCCGGTGACGATCGCGGGGGCGTGA
- a CDS encoding PfkB family carbohydrate kinase yields the protein MANLDIVGLGLATLDVLMRMGDMPTWDTPQGMSDFGLDGGGPVGTACVAASRLSARVGFIGTVGNDLVGELKTRFLADYGVDLSHLVPVDSPERQVVGVYVHAQSGERLFSALAGLHTTPLPMAALDRAYITSARFLHLDGFYHDCALQAAQWMHEAGGRVCMDCRRTDDLTVPAPTLELLRHVDILVCGNGFCRALTGETDLERAGPAVLAHGPQVVVETHGEAGSFTFTGDEAFHTPAFAVEVLDTTGAGDVFHGAYLVGQLHGWDLRQTAQFAAAASALKCTKLGGRRGIPTYAETIRFLHERGVALPDGEEA from the coding sequence ATGGCCAATCTGGACATCGTCGGGCTGGGCCTGGCCACGCTCGACGTGCTGATGCGAATGGGCGACATGCCCACCTGGGACACGCCTCAGGGGATGAGCGACTTCGGGCTCGATGGCGGTGGGCCGGTGGGCACCGCCTGCGTGGCCGCCTCTCGGCTGAGCGCGCGGGTGGGCTTCATCGGCACTGTCGGCAACGACCTCGTGGGCGAGCTGAAGACCCGCTTCCTGGCGGACTACGGCGTGGACCTGAGCCACCTCGTGCCCGTGGACAGCCCCGAGCGGCAAGTGGTCGGTGTCTATGTCCACGCGCAGAGCGGCGAGCGCCTGTTCTCCGCGCTGGCGGGTCTGCACACGACGCCTCTGCCGATGGCGGCGCTGGACCGGGCCTACATCACCTCGGCCCGCTTCCTGCACCTCGACGGCTTCTACCACGACTGCGCGCTGCAGGCGGCCCAGTGGATGCACGAGGCCGGCGGCCGCGTCTGCATGGACTGCCGCCGCACCGATGACCTCACCGTCCCGGCCCCGACGCTGGAGTTGCTCCGGCATGTGGACATCCTCGTCTGCGGCAACGGCTTCTGCCGGGCACTGACCGGCGAGACGGACCTGGAGCGGGCCGGACCGGCGGTGCTGGCCCATGGGCCGCAAGTGGTCGTGGAGACCCACGGCGAGGCCGGCAGCTTCACCTTCACCGGCGACGAGGCATTTCACACACCTGCCTTCGCGGTCGAGGTCCTCGACACGACCGGCGCGGGCGACGTATTCCACGGCGCGTATCTCGTGGGGCAGTTGCACGGCTGGGACCTGCGCCAGACGGCGCAGTTCGCCGCGGCGGCCTCGGCGCTCAAATGCACCAAGCTTGGCGGCCGGCGCGGCATCCCGACATATGCCGAGACGATTCGCTTCCTGCACGAGCGAGGGGTGGCGCTGCCGGACGGCGAAGAGGCGTAG
- a CDS encoding sugar phosphate isomerase/epimerase, protein MKIGASTYSLRTAIQAGDLDMWGVFDWLAGNDAAHIEIVPLVNLGFTVTPDVAEAIAAKAAAVGLEVSCYTFGASFIDKATDEYEAELARVRGEIDNAARMGTKLVRHDVASRPADQATDERFEQDVPVLVEAIRQLADYATRYGITTMIENHGFYVQGARRVLRLQREVARDNFRLLVDTGNFYPVEFDNTLHAIAQCAPCAAMAHIKDHLIRTSAPESLDNWRERGRGIYTQATIAGDGDIGIPQAIKSLQDAGYDGFLSLEYEGPDEARYANRKGLDNLRRILGQRPAEGGASGNRDRRRQ, encoded by the coding sequence ATGAAGATCGGAGCGAGTACCTACAGCCTGCGGACAGCCATCCAGGCGGGCGATCTGGACATGTGGGGCGTGTTCGACTGGCTGGCCGGGAACGACGCCGCCCACATCGAGATTGTGCCGCTGGTCAACCTCGGCTTCACGGTCACGCCGGACGTGGCCGAGGCCATCGCGGCGAAAGCCGCGGCCGTGGGACTGGAGGTCTCCTGCTACACCTTCGGGGCCAGCTTCATAGACAAAGCCACCGACGAGTACGAGGCGGAGTTGGCGCGCGTGCGGGGCGAGATTGACAACGCCGCGCGGATGGGCACGAAGCTCGTGCGGCACGATGTCGCCTCCCGCCCCGCCGATCAGGCCACCGACGAGCGCTTCGAGCAGGACGTACCCGTGCTCGTCGAGGCCATCCGGCAGCTCGCCGACTACGCCACGCGGTATGGCATCACCACGATGATCGAGAACCACGGGTTCTACGTCCAGGGGGCGCGGCGGGTGCTGCGGCTGCAGCGCGAGGTGGCGCGGGACAACTTCCGCCTGCTCGTGGACACCGGCAACTTCTACCCGGTGGAGTTCGACAACACGCTGCACGCCATCGCCCAGTGCGCGCCCTGCGCGGCCATGGCGCACATCAAGGACCACCTCATCCGCACCTCGGCGCCTGAGTCGCTCGACAACTGGCGCGAGCGCGGCCGGGGCATCTACACCCAGGCGACCATCGCCGGCGACGGCGACATCGGCATCCCCCAGGCCATCAAGTCCCTTCAGGACGCCGGCTATGACGGCTTCCTGTCGCTGGAGTACGAGGGGCCGGACGAGGCGCGCTACGCCAACCGGAAGGGCCTGGACAACCTGCGGCGCATCCTGGGCCAGCGCCCTGCGGAGGGTGGCGCGAGCGGCAATCGTGACAGACGACGACAGTAG
- a CDS encoding mandelate racemase/muconate lactonizing enzyme family protein, producing MKITDVKALAVKGRHWPRFPMVFVEVYTDEGIVGVGEALAFQATGVMESVVQIGGWLRDENPLQIERLWERCFRRGAGMAALSGIEIALWDILGQVAGLPIYQLLGGACHGRVRVYADGFFRGADPTPEAYGDKAEAAVATGLTALKLDIDDFLYLGERPALIRCHGADLGRHITNAEIRQVAASVAAIRERLGPDVDLALDCHWAFDVPSALRLGRALEPYGLMWLEDPTPSASAPALAKLASELPVPLCLGEALATRFEFREILERGAAHIIMPDVASSGGLLEMKKIAALADTYYVPMAPHDMVGPVATAASVQLCLTIPNLLIMEHQLTDVPWRHELTDEPLLVQDGHYAVPTRPGLGLKLNHDAVRKYRAE from the coding sequence ATGAAGATCACAGACGTGAAGGCGCTGGCAGTCAAGGGGCGGCACTGGCCGCGCTTCCCGATGGTGTTCGTCGAGGTCTACACCGACGAGGGCATCGTGGGGGTAGGGGAGGCGCTGGCTTTCCAGGCCACCGGGGTGATGGAGTCGGTCGTGCAGATCGGTGGTTGGCTGCGGGACGAGAACCCGCTGCAGATCGAGCGCCTGTGGGAGCGGTGCTTCCGGCGCGGGGCAGGCATGGCGGCGCTCAGCGGCATCGAGATCGCCCTGTGGGACATCCTGGGACAGGTGGCCGGGCTGCCCATCTACCAGTTGCTCGGTGGCGCGTGCCATGGCCGGGTGCGCGTGTACGCCGACGGGTTCTTCCGCGGCGCGGACCCGACCCCGGAGGCCTATGGCGACAAGGCCGAAGCGGCCGTCGCCACCGGCCTGACGGCGCTCAAGCTGGACATTGACGACTTCCTGTACCTGGGCGAGCGCCCAGCGCTCATCCGCTGCCACGGCGCCGACCTGGGCCGGCACATCACCAACGCCGAGATCCGCCAGGTCGCCGCCAGCGTCGCGGCCATCCGCGAGCGCCTCGGCCCGGATGTGGACCTCGCCCTGGACTGCCACTGGGCTTTCGATGTCCCCTCGGCCCTGCGGCTGGGGCGGGCGCTGGAGCCGTACGGGCTGATGTGGCTCGAAGACCCCACGCCCTCGGCCAGCGCCCCGGCGCTGGCGAAGCTGGCGAGCGAGCTACCCGTGCCGCTGTGCCTGGGCGAGGCGCTCGCGACGCGCTTTGAGTTCCGCGAGATACTGGAACGCGGCGCCGCCCATATCATCATGCCCGATGTCGCCAGCAGCGGCGGCCTCCTGGAGATGAAGAAGATCGCCGCCCTGGCCGACACGTACTATGTGCCGATGGCGCCGCACGACATGGTGGGGCCGGTGGCCACCGCCGCCTCGGTGCAGCTCTGCCTCACCATCCCCAACCTGCTCATCATGGAGCACCAACTGACCGACGTGCCGTGGCGGCATGAGCTGACCGACGAGCCGCTGCTGGTGCAGGACGGCCACTATGCCGTGCCCACCCGCCCGGGGCTGGGCCTGAAGCTCAACCACGACGCCGTGCGCAAGTACCGGGCCGAGTAG
- a CDS encoding Gfo/Idh/MocA family oxidoreductase encodes MSKIGFGVVGCGRISESHLAGLAKLPDAQFVCGADVNLDSAREKAEKYGAAKWVADYHEMLALPEVDAVIVCVPTFLHAEVVCAAAAAGKHVLCEKPIALKMEDAVRMTEACATADVRFMIGFVRHYSTEWLKLREIIASGRIGRPVLWRNTSAIRVPFLRWFVDGEKGGGPFIDGLVHDYDFARSIFGEAEWAMGSLMTFSEHSTALDTGSAVIHFRSGDELVRSWSWGMPGPSCTSAPWHDVIGPGGALRFPKGNEGANLFVVNPDNSEEAVPFEPSGGQDWFDQQIAHFVQCVQDGTEPLAGGERGQKALAIALAVLEAGRTHQTVAIP; translated from the coding sequence ATGAGCAAGATCGGTTTTGGCGTCGTGGGTTGTGGCCGCATCAGCGAGAGTCATTTGGCAGGTCTGGCAAAGCTGCCCGACGCGCAGTTCGTGTGCGGGGCCGACGTGAACCTCGACTCCGCCCGCGAGAAGGCCGAGAAGTACGGCGCCGCCAAGTGGGTGGCCGACTACCATGAGATGCTCGCTCTGCCGGAAGTGGACGCCGTCATCGTGTGCGTGCCCACGTTCCTGCACGCCGAGGTGGTCTGCGCGGCGGCCGCGGCGGGCAAGCACGTGCTGTGCGAGAAGCCCATCGCCCTGAAGATGGAGGACGCCGTGCGGATGACGGAGGCCTGCGCGACCGCCGATGTGCGCTTCATGATCGGCTTCGTGCGGCACTACTCCACCGAGTGGCTCAAGCTGCGGGAGATCATTGCCAGCGGTCGCATCGGGCGGCCCGTACTGTGGCGCAACACCTCGGCCATCCGCGTGCCCTTCCTGCGCTGGTTCGTGGACGGCGAGAAGGGCGGCGGCCCGTTCATTGACGGCCTCGTGCATGACTACGACTTTGCCCGCTCGATCTTCGGCGAGGCGGAATGGGCGATGGGCAGCCTGATGACCTTCAGCGAGCACTCCACCGCCCTGGACACCGGCAGCGCCGTCATCCACTTCCGCTCGGGCGATGAGCTGGTGCGCAGTTGGTCGTGGGGCATGCCGGGGCCGAGCTGCACCTCCGCTCCGTGGCACGATGTCATCGGTCCGGGAGGCGCCCTGCGCTTCCCGAAGGGTAACGAGGGCGCCAACCTGTTCGTGGTCAACCCCGACAACAGCGAGGAAGCCGTACCCTTCGAGCCCAGTGGCGGCCAGGACTGGTTCGACCAGCAGATCGCGCACTTCGTCCAATGCGTGCAGGACGGGACCGAGCCGCTGGCAGGCGGCGAGCGCGGGCAGAAGGCGCTGGCGATCGCACTGGCGGTGCTCGAGGCCGGCCGCACGCACCAGACGGTGGCGATTCCCTGA
- a CDS encoding aldehyde dehydrogenase family protein, whose product MPNDVVALLINGERVTTGRTFAVVDPATEETIAQVANAGVATMQAALAAAQGAFASWAQAPHAERKAAVLRLTDLLERERERLAGLLVREAGKTCDVASYEVTCLIGSLRYFIEEAERLRQDVIPDPTGRFLHYTLRQPLGVVVGFLAWNYPLLNLGYKLGPVLASGCTAVIKPSQHTPLATLAVGELLAEAGVPAGVVNVVACDDRATGDALLQSPVPSLITMIGSTASGVKLMNTAATTIKHFSLELGGNAPALVYPDADLADAAVRIVNLKFSNTGQVCVAPNRALVHEAVYEEFLKLAAERAAQFTLGSGKSDRPLMGPLMTPGARDHMLALVQEAVAEGAQIVCGGRRPEQPARGYYVEPTILRDVRMDMKIANQEIFGPILPVIRTTDADDMVAMGNATTYGLAAYVFTQDLSTALRAAEGLQAGSICINEPHFGVHLPHSGLKQSGVGLDRSTYSLEEYLTLKRVSIRK is encoded by the coding sequence ATGCCGAACGATGTCGTAGCACTGCTGATCAACGGTGAGCGCGTGACCACCGGCCGCACCTTCGCGGTCGTGGACCCCGCCACCGAAGAGACCATCGCGCAGGTGGCCAACGCCGGCGTGGCCACCATGCAGGCAGCCCTTGCCGCCGCACAGGGGGCCTTTGCCTCCTGGGCGCAGGCTCCGCACGCCGAGCGCAAGGCCGCCGTCCTGCGCCTCACCGACCTGCTTGAGCGCGAGCGGGAGCGCCTGGCCGGCCTGCTGGTGCGCGAGGCCGGCAAGACCTGCGACGTCGCCTCGTACGAGGTGACCTGTCTGATCGGGTCGCTGCGGTACTTCATCGAGGAAGCCGAGCGCCTGCGGCAGGATGTGATACCCGACCCGACTGGCCGCTTCCTGCACTACACGCTGCGCCAACCGCTGGGTGTCGTCGTGGGCTTCCTGGCGTGGAACTACCCGCTGCTGAACCTGGGCTACAAGCTGGGCCCCGTGCTGGCCTCCGGCTGCACGGCGGTCATCAAGCCCTCGCAGCACACGCCGCTGGCGACGCTGGCGGTCGGGGAGTTGCTGGCCGAGGCGGGCGTGCCGGCGGGCGTCGTCAATGTCGTGGCGTGCGATGACCGAGCCACGGGCGATGCGCTGCTGCAGAGCCCGGTCCCCTCGCTCATCACGATGATCGGCTCGACGGCCTCGGGCGTGAAGCTCATGAACACGGCGGCCACGACCATCAAGCACTTCTCGCTCGAGCTGGGCGGGAATGCCCCGGCGCTGGTCTACCCGGACGCCGACCTGGCCGACGCGGCGGTGCGGATCGTGAACCTGAAGTTCAGCAACACCGGGCAGGTCTGCGTGGCCCCCAACCGGGCGTTGGTGCATGAGGCGGTGTACGAGGAGTTCCTGAAGCTGGCGGCAGAGCGCGCCGCGCAGTTCACGCTCGGCAGCGGCAAGAGCGACCGCCCGCTGATGGGACCGCTGATGACCCCGGGGGCGCGCGACCACATGCTGGCGCTCGTGCAGGAGGCCGTGGCCGAGGGCGCACAGATCGTGTGCGGCGGTCGGCGTCCCGAGCAGCCCGCGCGCGGGTACTATGTGGAGCCGACGATCCTGCGCGATGTCCGCATGGACATGAAGATCGCCAACCAGGAGATCTTCGGCCCGATCCTGCCGGTCATTCGCACCACCGACGCCGACGACATGGTGGCGATGGGCAACGCCACAACCTACGGCCTGGCCGCCTATGTCTTCACCCAAGACCTGAGTACGGCGCTGCGCGCGGCCGAGGGCCTGCAAGCAGGAAGCATCTGCATCAACGAGCCGCACTTCGGGGTGCACCTGCCCCACAGCGGCCTCAAGCAAAGCGGCGTGGGGCTGGACCGCTCGACCTACAGCCTCGAAGAGTATCTCACCCTCAAGCGGGTGAGCATTCGCAAATAG
- a CDS encoding PIG-L family deacetylase yields MSAGLQFANASAELYVPDGVAEEMALSRVTHLAIAAHQDDIEIMAYHGIAACFGNPARWFAGVVVSNGAGCPRTGDYAALTEDEMLAIRRREQKTAAFVGEYAAVALLDYPPLENRNPDNPAPTHDLRALLAATRPQVVYTHNLADKHDAHVAVVLRTLAALRSLAPEDRPALLLGCEVWRDLDWLADADQTLLDVSAHENLATALLGLYDSQIDGGKRYDLAALGRRRAHATYNAPLETDATSQLSLAMDLTPLMHDADCDPGEFVDEHIARFAEDVRARLGRVRPRYRL; encoded by the coding sequence GTGAGTGCAGGTTTGCAGTTCGCGAATGCTTCTGCCGAGTTATACGTGCCCGATGGCGTCGCCGAGGAGATGGCGCTGTCGCGCGTGACGCATCTGGCGATTGCCGCCCATCAGGACGACATCGAGATCATGGCCTACCACGGCATCGCCGCGTGCTTCGGCAACCCGGCGCGCTGGTTCGCCGGGGTGGTCGTGAGCAACGGGGCGGGCTGCCCGCGCACCGGCGACTACGCGGCCCTGACCGAGGACGAGATGCTCGCCATACGCCGCCGGGAGCAGAAGACGGCGGCCTTCGTGGGCGAGTATGCGGCGGTGGCGCTGCTGGACTACCCGCCTCTGGAGAACCGCAATCCCGACAACCCCGCGCCCACGCACGACCTGCGCGCGCTGCTGGCCGCCACGCGCCCGCAGGTCGTCTACACGCACAACCTCGCCGACAAGCATGACGCACACGTGGCGGTCGTGCTGCGGACGCTGGCGGCCCTGCGGTCGCTGGCGCCCGAGGACCGCCCGGCGCTGCTGCTGGGCTGTGAAGTGTGGCGCGACCTGGACTGGCTGGCCGACGCGGACCAGACGCTGCTGGATGTGAGCGCGCACGAGAACCTGGCGACGGCGCTACTGGGGCTGTATGACTCGCAGATTGACGGGGGCAAGCGCTACGACCTGGCGGCGCTGGGGCGGCGACGGGCGCACGCGACGTACAACGCCCCGCTGGAGACCGACGCGACCTCGCAGCTCTCCCTGGCGATGGACCTCACGCCCCTGATGCACGACGCGGACTGCGACCCCGGCGAGTTCGTGGACGAGCACATCGCGCGGTTCGCCGAGGATGTCCGGGCGCGGCTGGGGCGCGTCCGGCCGCGCTACCGGCTGTAG